Proteins encoded within one genomic window of Nitrospirota bacterium:
- a CDS encoding FkbM family methyltransferase, giving the protein MKSSSFEIPLARLGTPPVLVDVGASGDPPAIWERIAPQSIYIGFDPDLREMREIKEGRFHRTCIVNKAVTWDASIAEAPFYLTRSPYCSSLLRPDLKSLSDYQFVDSFRVVKETRVPTATLETVIRSLGLDRVDWLKCDTQGADLRIFNSLPNALRNGVLALDIEPGLIHAYEGEDLFVDAHRELAETGFWISDLKIGAALRLRQATVGEFSREAPPLTESLVSWACKPSPAYAEARYLRSIAWLEQSKRDRRDYLLLWVFALLDTQAGFAMDLTRAYESQFGHDDASRFMKCECVNFFKRAAAGKWKARAKALLPPIVGRATRRFRAMGKKSG; this is encoded by the coding sequence ATGAAGTCCTCCTCGTTCGAAATCCCGCTGGCCCGGTTGGGAACGCCTCCGGTTCTCGTCGATGTCGGGGCCTCCGGTGATCCTCCCGCCATCTGGGAACGAATCGCCCCCCAGTCGATCTACATCGGCTTTGATCCGGATCTCCGGGAAATGCGCGAGATCAAGGAAGGGCGATTTCACCGAACCTGTATCGTCAACAAGGCCGTAACGTGGGACGCTTCGATCGCGGAAGCGCCGTTCTACCTCACGCGCTCCCCCTACTGTTCGAGCCTCCTGCGACCCGACCTGAAGTCCCTCTCGGATTACCAATTCGTCGATTCCTTCCGGGTGGTGAAAGAGACGCGGGTTCCCACGGCCACGCTGGAGACCGTGATTCGATCGCTCGGACTGGATCGCGTGGACTGGCTCAAGTGCGACACTCAGGGGGCGGATCTCCGGATCTTCAACAGCCTCCCGAACGCCCTCCGCAACGGCGTCTTGGCGCTGGACATCGAACCGGGCCTGATCCACGCCTACGAAGGGGAGGATCTGTTCGTCGATGCCCACCGGGAACTGGCGGAAACGGGCTTCTGGATCTCGGATCTGAAAATCGGCGCCGCCCTGCGTCTCAGGCAGGCAACGGTGGGAGAATTTTCCCGTGAGGCCCCGCCTCTGACCGAGTCCCTCGTCTCGTGGGCCTGCAAGCCGTCGCCCGCGTACGCGGAAGCCCGGTATCTTCGCTCCATCGCCTGGCTGGAACAATCGAAGCGGGATCGGCGCGACTATCTCCTCCTGTGGGTGTTCGCCCTCCTGGACACTCAGGCCGGCTTCGCCATGGATCTCACACGCGCCTACGAGTCGCAATTTGGCCATGACGACGCTTCTCGCTTCATGAAATGCGAGTGCGTGAACTTCTTCAAGCGCGCGGCGGCCGGAAAATGGAAAGCGAGAGCAAAGGCCCTCCTTCCGCCCATCGTCGGTCGGGCAACCCGGCGGTTCCGCGCCATGGGAAAGAAAAGTGGATAG
- a CDS encoding methyltransferase domain-containing protein codes for MAEDTFLKLGDDFVRNYYVRSVSAQRVYLRSIRRCVEWLSPTPGARVLDVGCGTGILLSHLPEGVQRVGVDVSAAMLGDAAKRTPLLNLVRTDIKRLPFKTGEFDAAVCRAVLQHLDQPQSAIGEIRRILKPGGRLVLFMPVFSWLGAVPRKAAAAFLSKPEDIRGLEARAEGVLGWLSDAGFRVVTHRRWGSLFYLLSGYGSGIQLPMSRAGFWEALIDLDERLPGGANILICAQT; via the coding sequence ATGGCCGAAGATACTTTCCTGAAGCTGGGCGACGATTTCGTGCGCAACTACTACGTCCGATCTGTTTCCGCGCAGCGCGTCTATTTGCGCTCCATCCGACGGTGCGTCGAATGGCTGAGTCCCACCCCCGGTGCCCGCGTATTGGACGTCGGCTGCGGAACGGGGATTCTTCTCTCCCACCTCCCGGAGGGTGTCCAAAGGGTCGGCGTGGACGTTTCCGCCGCGATGCTGGGCGATGCCGCCAAGCGCACGCCCCTTCTGAATCTTGTCCGCACGGACATCAAGCGACTGCCCTTCAAAACCGGGGAGTTCGACGCGGCCGTGTGCCGGGCCGTCTTGCAGCATCTCGATCAGCCGCAGTCGGCCATTGGAGAAATTCGACGGATTCTCAAACCCGGTGGACGCTTGGTTCTCTTCATGCCCGTTTTCTCGTGGCTGGGGGCCGTGCCCAGGAAGGCCGCCGCGGCATTTCTTTCCAAACCCGAGGACATTCGGGGATTGGAAGCGCGGGCGGAGGGCGTTCTGGGTTGGCTTTCCGATGCGGGATTTCGCGTCGTTACCCATCGCCGGTGGGGATCCCTCTTCTACCTCCTGTCCGGGTATGGCAGCGGGATCCAATTGCCGATGAGCCGGGCTGGCTTCTGGGAGGCCCTCATCGATCTCGATGAAAGGCTCCCCGGAGGCGCGAATATCCTGATTTGCGCCCAAACTTGA
- a CDS encoding DegT/DnrJ/EryC1/StrS family aminotransferase translates to MGPSTLLSVILPTFNEAENIAPLIRAILDASGAGVEVIVVDDSSPDGTADVVRREFGADGRVRLIIRETDRGLAKSIRRGLEEARGHHLLVMDTDFNHDPRVIPVMRDLLGYYDLVVGSRFVFGGGMQDGFRYYCSSLYNLAIRIVLGTRIQDNLCGFFAMRRAWMDRLPLDAIFFGYGDYFFRLLHQAVGLGLSMIEIPVFYKLRPAGQSKTKFLSIFSGYTAALFKYLVRIGLHRTLPTVQGRIPSTAGLEPAGSSSSANAPEFIRVSGPAFAQEDTDRLAEAVRRNEIAKGSFSAEAEAALALATGMPHIRLVSNGTAACHLCMLAVNVRPGDKVGVPAFTYVATANAVRYQQAQPVFVDVRRDRPVLDGSCLPELARQGAVGLWAVHLYGKVVADLSELVEETSRRGLWVAEDAAQALGCRVNGRPVGASGIVSAFSFFANKNVTSGEGGAVASRNREVHDRVYLLSNQGVLTAGSYDHLETGYNYRLTNLQAALLVGQFRRLEEIVARKREIQRWYEERLKGSPLGGMLKMDQNEVPWLCSLLAADENSADRIRKSLTQARIEFRSAFVPIPALKPYGAMREAELAERFPNAYYWSRHLISLPSALSLSETQVDRVAMALKAA, encoded by the coding sequence ATGGGTCCATCAACGCTGCTCTCCGTCATCCTTCCCACCTTCAACGAGGCAGAAAACATCGCCCCACTGATTCGTGCCATCCTGGATGCCTCTGGAGCGGGGGTTGAAGTCATCGTGGTGGACGATTCGAGTCCGGACGGAACGGCGGACGTCGTGCGCCGGGAATTCGGCGCGGACGGCCGTGTGCGTCTGATCATCCGCGAAACGGATCGGGGCCTGGCGAAATCCATTCGGAGGGGACTCGAAGAGGCCCGGGGGCACCATCTGCTGGTCATGGACACCGATTTCAACCACGATCCGCGCGTCATCCCGGTCATGAGAGACCTCCTGGGCTACTACGATCTTGTGGTCGGCTCCCGTTTCGTGTTCGGGGGGGGGATGCAGGACGGGTTCCGTTACTACTGCAGCTCCCTCTACAACCTGGCGATTCGGATCGTCCTGGGCACCCGCATCCAGGACAATCTCTGCGGGTTCTTTGCGATGCGGCGCGCATGGATGGATCGTCTCCCTCTCGATGCCATTTTTTTCGGATACGGGGACTACTTCTTTCGCCTGCTCCATCAGGCGGTTGGGCTCGGCCTTTCCATGATCGAAATTCCGGTCTTCTACAAGCTGCGGCCCGCCGGCCAAAGCAAGACGAAGTTTCTCAGTATTTTCTCGGGATATACCGCCGCCCTGTTCAAGTACCTCGTCCGAATCGGTCTCCATCGAACGCTTCCCACCGTCCAAGGGCGAATCCCATCGACCGCCGGCCTTGAGCCCGCCGGAAGCTCTTCCTCAGCCAACGCGCCCGAGTTCATCCGCGTGAGCGGGCCGGCCTTCGCTCAGGAGGATACAGACCGCCTCGCGGAGGCGGTCCGACGGAATGAGATTGCCAAGGGGTCGTTCAGCGCCGAAGCGGAAGCAGCCTTGGCCCTGGCTACGGGAATGCCGCACATCCGTCTCGTGTCGAACGGGACGGCGGCCTGTCATCTCTGCATGCTCGCCGTGAACGTCCGTCCGGGCGATAAGGTGGGCGTTCCCGCGTTTACCTACGTCGCCACCGCCAACGCCGTCCGATACCAACAGGCCCAACCGGTTTTTGTGGATGTTCGCAGAGACCGGCCCGTTCTCGATGGCTCATGCCTCCCGGAACTCGCCCGGCAGGGTGCGGTCGGACTCTGGGCCGTTCATCTCTACGGCAAAGTGGTTGCCGACCTCTCTGAGCTGGTTGAAGAGACTTCGCGGCGAGGCCTTTGGGTGGCTGAAGACGCCGCCCAAGCCCTGGGATGCCGCGTCAACGGGCGGCCGGTCGGCGCCTCCGGGATTGTTTCGGCCTTCAGTTTCTTCGCCAACAAGAACGTGACCTCGGGCGAGGGTGGCGCCGTCGCCTCGCGCAACCGCGAGGTTCACGACCGGGTTTACCTGCTGTCCAATCAGGGCGTGTTGACCGCCGGCTCCTACGACCATCTCGAAACCGGTTACAACTACAGATTGACCAATCTCCAGGCCGCGCTGCTGGTGGGTCAGTTCCGGCGCCTGGAGGAGATCGTCGCTCGAAAAAGGGAAATCCAACGATGGTACGAAGAGCGCCTCAAGGGATCCCCGCTGGGCGGGATGCTGAAGATGGATCAAAACGAGGTGCCCTGGCTGTGCAGTCTGCTGGCGGCGGACGAAAATTCGGCCGATCGGATCAGGAAGAGTCTCACCCAGGCGCGAATTGAATTTCGGTCGGCGTTCGTGCCCATTCCCGCCCTGAAGCCCTACGGCGCCATGCGGGAGGCCGAACTGGCCGAGCGATTCCCGAACGCTTACTATTGGTCACGGCACCTGATCAGCCTGCCCTCCGCCCTCTCGCTTTCCGAGACACAGGTGGACCGGGTTGCCATGGCGTTGAAGGCCGCCTAG
- a CDS encoding glycosyltransferase: protein MNSPSERSELTVIIPAKDEAENLLTLLPSLRDTLRGLPCRTDILVADGGSSDDTAGVLGRLGVAMFRQESAGYGGALREAFKRVIAPYVVTMDADYSHPPRFIHQLWAARGTADLVIASRYVPGGRAQMPVVRLVLSRVLNRIYARFLRLPYRDLSSGFRLYRRAALQDIGELTSSHFEVLQEISIKLHGRGRRIREIPFHYAPRKEGKSKARIFRFGAAHLRSLRKMWILRNTRK, encoded by the coding sequence GTGAATTCTCCATCGGAGCGGTCGGAGCTGACCGTTATCATTCCTGCGAAGGATGAGGCGGAGAACCTCTTGACCCTTCTCCCCAGCCTGAGAGACACCCTTCGCGGCCTGCCCTGCCGGACGGATATTCTCGTCGCCGACGGTGGATCGAGCGACGATACCGCGGGTGTTCTCGGTCGGCTGGGCGTGGCGATGTTCAGACAAGAGAGTGCCGGCTACGGGGGCGCGCTACGCGAGGCTTTCAAGAGAGTGATCGCCCCCTACGTGGTTACTATGGATGCCGATTACTCCCATCCGCCGAGATTCATTCACCAACTCTGGGCCGCGCGCGGCACGGCGGATCTGGTCATCGCTTCGCGGTATGTTCCCGGCGGTCGGGCTCAAATGCCGGTCGTGCGGCTGGTCCTGAGCCGGGTCCTCAACCGGATCTACGCGCGTTTCCTGCGCCTTCCGTATCGCGACCTCTCCAGCGGCTTCCGCTTGTACCGCCGGGCCGCGCTCCAAGATATCGGCGAACTCACTTCATCGCATTTCGAGGTCTTGCAGGAAATCTCCATCAAGCTGCACGGCCGTGGTCGCCGGATCCGCGAGATTCCCTTTCACTACGCTCCGCGCAAGGAGGGGAAGTCGAAGGCGCGAATTTTCCGATTCGGCGCGGCGCACCTGCGATCGCTGAGGAAGATGTGGATCCTGAGAAATACTCGGAAATAA
- a CDS encoding glycosyltransferase family 2 protein, with protein sequence MSIVIPVLNEEDNIPRLEQELLAAIAHLPYQFEFLVVDNHSADGTRERVKAICQRDDRWKYLRFSRNFTVEMSITAGYHFASGDAIIVLYSDLQDPPDVVPRLIEKWREGYDVVFGVREVRPGDPAWRNFAVKVAYRLINRLSDVPIPENTGDFRLITRRVRDALEQCGEYNRYLRGLIAWLGFRQIGIPYERRPRTAGASKAPLWDLIFFVFNAITSFSLKPLRLFTLMGFVLIGMSLIAACVYSFLYLIGSPPPGITTLIVLSFLGIGLNSLGIGVLGEYLGRAYAETKHRPLYVVEESVNVPWPNRGAVETRG encoded by the coding sequence GTGTCCATCGTAATCCCGGTGTTGAATGAGGAGGATAACATTCCCCGTCTGGAGCAGGAACTGCTCGCCGCGATTGCACACCTGCCCTATCAATTTGAGTTTCTGGTTGTGGATAACCACAGCGCGGATGGGACAAGGGAACGGGTTAAGGCCATCTGTCAACGCGATGATCGATGGAAGTACCTCCGCTTCAGCCGCAACTTCACGGTCGAAATGTCCATCACCGCCGGGTATCATTTCGCGTCCGGTGATGCGATCATCGTCCTCTATTCCGATCTTCAGGATCCCCCCGACGTTGTACCCCGGCTGATTGAAAAGTGGCGCGAGGGGTACGATGTGGTGTTCGGGGTGCGGGAGGTTCGGCCCGGGGATCCCGCATGGCGCAACTTCGCCGTCAAGGTTGCTTATCGACTGATCAACCGGCTTTCCGACGTTCCGATCCCCGAGAACACCGGTGACTTCCGACTGATCACGCGGCGGGTGAGGGATGCCTTGGAGCAATGCGGAGAGTACAACCGGTACCTGCGCGGGCTCATCGCGTGGCTCGGTTTTCGGCAGATCGGCATCCCCTATGAGCGACGGCCCCGAACCGCGGGTGCGAGCAAAGCCCCGCTCTGGGACCTCATTTTCTTCGTGTTCAATGCCATTACAAGTTTCTCCTTGAAGCCGTTGAGACTGTTTACGTTGATGGGATTCGTGCTGATTGGAATGTCCTTGATCGCCGCCTGCGTCTACTCCTTCCTCTATCTGATCGGGTCCCCTCCTCCGGGAATCACGACCTTGATCGTGCTCTCCTTTCTAGGCATCGGCCTGAACAGTCTGGGGATCGGGGTGCTGGGCGAGTACCTCGGCCGGGCGTACGCCGAGACCAAGCATCGACCGCTCTACGTAGTCGAGGAATCCGTAAATGTCCCATGGCCGAACCGTGGGGCGGTGGAGACCCGCGGCTGA
- a CDS encoding NAD-dependent epimerase/dehydratase family protein, with amino-acid sequence MNQRVVSEYEWKDKPVLVTGGTSFIGSNLVRELARRGAKVSVVDDLSSGKLENLEPLISRGGVQFTRADLNEQGAAKSAAEGVEVVFHLAADHGGRGYVDLHQAECASNLVLDGLVFRAAVAAGVKKIVFASSGCVYPNHLQRDPQTKRYLRETDVGPPYDADNMYGWAKLMAEMTLVALHKQFGVGCASCRFFTVYGPRGVENHAVMAMIARAFVKQDPFEVWGTGEQIRNWTYVDDIVEGTLLAAEKISDGTAVNLGTMERIRVLDAVNSVIQYAAELRGDSFRPRIVTKPEMPTGPVNRVADNSLAEKLLGWKPRVAFHQGLKQTMDWYFAAKTGKDVEEALRVRLTER; translated from the coding sequence ATGAATCAACGGGTTGTTTCCGAATACGAGTGGAAAGACAAGCCTGTCTTGGTGACGGGGGGTACATCTTTCATCGGCTCCAATCTTGTCCGCGAACTCGCGAGGCGCGGCGCGAAGGTGAGCGTCGTGGATGACCTGAGCAGCGGAAAGCTGGAAAACCTGGAACCGCTGATCTCCCGTGGAGGAGTTCAATTCACGCGCGCGGATCTGAACGAGCAGGGGGCGGCCAAGAGCGCCGCCGAGGGCGTGGAGGTGGTCTTCCACCTCGCCGCCGACCATGGCGGACGAGGGTACGTGGACCTCCATCAGGCCGAATGCGCATCAAACCTGGTTCTGGACGGGCTGGTCTTTCGCGCCGCCGTCGCGGCGGGCGTGAAGAAGATCGTCTTTGCATCGTCAGGATGCGTCTACCCAAACCATCTGCAACGGGATCCCCAGACCAAGCGTTACCTCCGAGAAACGGACGTCGGCCCGCCTTATGACGCGGACAATATGTACGGCTGGGCGAAACTCATGGCGGAAATGACCCTGGTGGCGCTTCACAAGCAGTTCGGAGTCGGCTGCGCCAGTTGCAGGTTCTTCACCGTATACGGCCCGAGGGGCGTGGAGAACCATGCCGTCATGGCGATGATCGCTCGCGCCTTTGTCAAGCAGGATCCCTTCGAAGTGTGGGGAACCGGCGAACAGATCCGAAACTGGACGTACGTGGACGACATCGTGGAAGGGACCCTCCTGGCCGCGGAGAAAATAAGTGACGGAACGGCGGTGAATCTCGGGACGATGGAGCGAATCCGGGTCTTGGATGCGGTGAACTCCGTCATCCAATACGCGGCGGAACTTCGCGGGGATTCCTTCCGGCCCCGAATCGTGACCAAGCCGGAGATGCCTACGGGGCCCGTCAATCGAGTGGCCGACAACTCACTGGCCGAGAAGCTCCTGGGATGGAAACCGAGAGTCGCCTTCCATCAAGGGCTCAAGCAAACCATGGACTGGTACTTCGCCGCCAAGACCGGCAAGGATGTCGAGGAAGCCCTCCGTGTCAGGCTTACGGAACGATAG
- a CDS encoding thiamine pyrophosphate-binding protein, with translation MRGCDYVAEFLHQHKSRHVFVLTGGAIAFVVDAVARRRDIELVGFQHEQAAAMAADAYSRFGEGLGTTLATSGPGATNLITGIACSFFDSIPTLHITGQVPVQESNVGTRIRQVGFQETDIVSMVKPITKYAVRVTRIDDLRYEMEKAVYLATSGRMGPALVDVPMDIQQQDFDFGSAREYVAPSARGSGEGGMTGDSMELRRQIDEALRLIAQARRPVVIGGSGVRRAKAEAEFMELVERLQFPVLVPWGALDLVPHDHPLHVAQFGIYGNRGANLAVQNCDLLLSIGSRLDTRQTGGDPKTFAREAKKIVVDIDRAELGKRLEVTHPIECDAGTFLRTMNRALSEFRVPDVTEWKSRVATYKARYPAVVRADFDEKGYVNPYVFSQQVGGLTEPGDMLVIDTGGTLVWMYQGLFVKKGVRVFTAAGHSPMGYALPAAMGACLARGHQPVLCFIGDGGLQLNIQEFQTLRNLSLPIKVFVLNNNCYGIIKQFQDSWLGSRYWASDPQGGYSSPDFRAVAAAYGIESIAISSNDEIRPKVMEALKHPGPVLVDVLIRGDQKLVPKTEFGNPIEDCSPMLPDDEFYSNMLVKPLPRKRE, from the coding sequence GTGAGGGGCTGCGACTACGTGGCGGAGTTTCTGCATCAACACAAGAGCAGGCATGTGTTTGTTTTGACGGGCGGGGCGATCGCGTTTGTCGTGGATGCCGTGGCACGCCGGAGGGACATCGAACTGGTGGGATTCCAGCACGAGCAGGCTGCCGCCATGGCCGCGGACGCCTATTCTCGTTTCGGCGAAGGGCTTGGGACAACCTTGGCCACGAGCGGGCCTGGAGCGACGAATCTGATCACCGGCATAGCCTGTTCATTCTTTGATTCGATTCCCACGCTCCATATCACGGGCCAGGTTCCCGTGCAGGAATCCAATGTCGGAACCCGAATTCGGCAAGTCGGTTTCCAGGAAACCGACATCGTTTCGATGGTGAAGCCCATCACCAAGTATGCGGTTAGGGTGACGCGGATCGATGACCTGCGGTATGAAATGGAGAAGGCGGTTTACCTGGCCACCTCTGGCCGAATGGGGCCGGCCCTGGTCGATGTTCCGATGGACATTCAGCAGCAGGACTTTGATTTTGGGTCCGCTCGTGAGTACGTGGCTCCAAGCGCCCGCGGATCGGGGGAAGGCGGCATGACCGGCGACTCGATGGAACTCCGTCGTCAAATCGATGAAGCGCTCCGCCTGATCGCCCAAGCACGGCGGCCTGTGGTGATCGGTGGATCCGGGGTGCGACGGGCAAAGGCGGAGGCCGAATTCATGGAGTTGGTGGAACGGCTCCAATTCCCGGTTCTGGTCCCCTGGGGCGCCTTGGACCTTGTCCCCCACGACCATCCTCTGCATGTCGCCCAGTTTGGCATCTATGGAAATCGCGGCGCCAACCTTGCCGTTCAGAACTGCGACCTCCTGTTGTCGATCGGTTCCCGACTCGATACACGGCAGACCGGTGGGGACCCGAAGACTTTTGCGCGTGAAGCAAAGAAGATTGTTGTTGATATTGATCGCGCAGAGTTGGGCAAGAGGTTGGAGGTGACCCACCCGATTGAGTGTGATGCCGGAACGTTTCTGCGAACGATGAACAGGGCCCTTTCCGAGTTCCGTGTGCCTGATGTCACCGAATGGAAATCACGCGTGGCGACGTACAAGGCAAGATATCCTGCCGTGGTGAGGGCGGACTTTGACGAGAAAGGATACGTCAATCCGTACGTTTTTTCGCAGCAGGTCGGAGGGCTGACGGAGCCGGGGGATATGCTGGTCATCGATACCGGTGGAACCCTGGTGTGGATGTATCAGGGGCTGTTTGTGAAAAAGGGCGTGAGAGTGTTTACGGCGGCCGGCCATTCCCCGATGGGATACGCGTTGCCGGCGGCCATGGGCGCTTGTCTCGCGCGTGGACATCAGCCTGTTCTTTGCTTTATCGGGGACGGCGGTTTGCAGCTTAATATCCAGGAGTTTCAAACCCTCAGGAACCTGTCTCTCCCGATCAAGGTTTTTGTTCTGAACAATAACTGCTACGGCATTATCAAGCAGTTCCAAGACTCCTGGTTGGGTTCCCGGTACTGGGCCAGCGACCCCCAGGGGGGGTACAGCTCGCCGGATTTCCGGGCCGTGGCGGCAGCGTACGGAATCGAATCCATCGCGATTTCCAGCAATGACGAGATCCGACCCAAGGTGATGGAAGCCTTGAAACACCCGGGGCCTGTCCTCGTTGATGTTCTCATCCGGGGCGACCAAAAGCTTGTCCCCAAGACGGAGTTCGGGAATCCCATCGAAGATTGCTCCCCGATGCTTCCGGATGACGAATTCTATTCGAACATGCTCGTGAAACCGCTGCCGAGAAAGAGGGAATAG
- a CDS encoding class I SAM-dependent methyltransferase: MPDPSSHPAGSSRSAESTEVKGPCPVCREERKFRAVERCGEFTVAECLSCGLCFSSPMKAGDQAYYETHFSPDFYWRWEFGRLLKDLPCRGGRLAELGCHTGHFLSRARDAGYQVTGFDVNERALKFAGAHYGLSDLRTANFLEPRSMAGVRSFDVLVCFQVIEHLPDPVGFLQNLRPLVERQGCLVLSTPNAERWTLRFGRESWDFPPHHLTRWTHSAFEKALKKAGLHVEKLVIQPSHDLRAARSYLENLLLSATSVNALSSTMAPGMQGTENGPKGRSAFLRSWITPLRRAKGAMIRSAVNLGGPFMIPYLAVRNFGGENLYAIARFDGS, from the coding sequence ATGCCTGATCCGTCGTCCCACCCGGCAGGGTCAAGCCGGAGCGCGGAGTCCACAGAAGTGAAGGGACCGTGCCCTGTCTGTCGCGAAGAACGCAAGTTCCGCGCGGTGGAGCGTTGCGGCGAATTCACCGTGGCGGAATGCCTCTCGTGCGGTCTGTGTTTCAGCTCACCGATGAAAGCAGGCGATCAAGCGTACTATGAGACTCACTTCTCGCCGGATTTCTACTGGAGGTGGGAGTTCGGCCGGCTCCTCAAAGATCTTCCCTGTCGCGGAGGGAGACTGGCCGAGTTGGGATGTCATACCGGTCATTTCCTGAGTCGGGCGCGCGATGCAGGCTACCAAGTCACGGGGTTTGACGTAAACGAGCGGGCCTTGAAATTTGCCGGCGCACACTACGGGCTCTCGGATCTGCGCACGGCGAATTTTCTTGAACCCCGCTCGATGGCGGGGGTCCGGTCGTTCGACGTACTGGTCTGCTTTCAGGTGATCGAACATCTCCCGGACCCCGTCGGATTTCTCCAGAACCTCCGGCCGCTGGTTGAGAGGCAAGGGTGTCTGGTCCTGTCGACTCCGAATGCGGAGCGGTGGACCCTTCGGTTCGGCCGGGAAAGTTGGGATTTCCCTCCCCACCACCTGACCCGGTGGACCCATTCCGCCTTCGAGAAGGCCTTGAAGAAAGCCGGGCTCCACGTTGAAAAATTGGTGATCCAGCCTTCCCACGATCTCCGCGCGGCGCGATCTTACCTCGAAAATCTTCTGCTCTCCGCCACGAGCGTGAATGCCCTCTCTTCTACGATGGCGCCGGGGATGCAGGGAACGGAAAATGGACCGAAGGGCCGATCCGCGTTCCTACGAAGCTGGATCACGCCACTCCGCCGCGCGAAAGGGGCGATGATTCGATCGGCGGTGAACCTCGGAGGCCCCTTCATGATTCCCTACCTGGCGGTCCGAAACTTCGGCGGTGAAAATCTCTATGCGATCGCCCGCTTTGATGGATCTTAG
- a CDS encoding glycosyltransferase family 2 protein has translation MNPSISVVIPTYNREEVLRMTIQQFLDQDRKPDEILVIDQSVSHLEKTREDLDRLNRSGAIRLIRQEEPNPCRARNVGIREAKGEIVLIVDDDILIKRDFVRRHLLNYGEKDLVAVNGAIWWERGSNLEPLDKIPDWMLTHPFGWTHIPATLTLRTEISILRTCNCSVLRSAAIAVGGLDECFGRASLHGDLDFGRKFHLAGGRIAQDPTAGIYHLKAPSGGTRTKRRFAHLPLAEELKSLLYFYLKNWQGTASLAAISGLFRIWVLNRRNVTHPYLFPIACTIYSAALCAGMFDLAFHRDKSILRHHA, from the coding sequence GTGAACCCCTCCATCAGCGTCGTCATCCCTACGTATAACCGGGAGGAAGTCCTCCGGATGACGATTCAGCAGTTCCTCGACCAAGACCGCAAGCCGGACGAGATTCTCGTCATCGACCAGTCGGTCTCGCATCTGGAAAAGACCCGCGAAGACTTGGACCGCCTCAATCGTTCGGGTGCCATTCGGCTCATCCGGCAGGAGGAGCCCAATCCGTGCCGCGCCAGGAACGTGGGCATCCGGGAGGCGAAAGGCGAAATCGTGCTGATTGTGGATGATGACATCCTCATCAAGCGCGATTTCGTGCGGCGCCATCTCCTGAACTACGGAGAAAAGGACCTCGTGGCGGTCAACGGCGCCATCTGGTGGGAGCGCGGCAGCAACCTTGAGCCGCTGGACAAGATCCCCGATTGGATGCTCACCCACCCTTTCGGATGGACACACATCCCGGCAACCCTCACCCTCCGCACCGAAATCTCGATCCTCCGCACGTGTAACTGCTCTGTGCTTCGCTCCGCAGCCATCGCGGTGGGGGGGCTGGACGAGTGTTTCGGTCGCGCCAGCCTTCACGGGGACCTCGATTTCGGGCGAAAGTTCCACCTCGCCGGGGGCCGCATCGCTCAAGATCCCACAGCGGGGATCTACCACCTAAAAGCGCCCAGCGGGGGGACCCGCACGAAGCGGCGATTCGCACACCTGCCGCTGGCCGAGGAGTTGAAATCGCTTCTCTACTTCTATCTCAAGAACTGGCAGGGAACGGCCAGCCTTGCCGCCATCTCCGGCCTATTCCGGATTTGGGTGTTGAACCGCCGAAATGTGACCCATCCGTACCTGTTCCCCATCGCCTGCACCATCTACTCGGCCGCCCTTTGTGCCGGGATGTTCGACTTGGCTTTCCACCGGGACAAAAGCATACTTCGCCATCATGCCTGA